One window from the genome of Palaemon carinicauda isolate YSFRI2023 chromosome 24, ASM3689809v2, whole genome shotgun sequence encodes:
- the LOC137618288 gene encoding hyaluronidase-like, producing MSSTRHIGFTLALLGLCVLSRYMTQAKEFKVYWNVPTFMCNNRGIYINVTKYGIIQNTNDVFQGEKVNIWYHPGKFPHFEGNNSIDGGIPQNGNLAYHISTFTSQVDTMPVDFDGVAVLDFEHYLPSYARAPEQYKEASRDWVSSQHPDWSAEEVNEESERSFNSSIRDYMEVLIWPTILFGQSHNSLADVTLAQAAITASLNLAVYIVIIILINKQSKS from the exons ATGAGCAGTACAAGGCACATTGGGTTCACATTAGCCCTGCTGGGGTTATGTGTCCTTTCTAGGTACATGACACAGGCAAAGGAGTTCAAAGTCTATTGGAATGTACCCACGTTCATGTGCAATAACCGAGGCATCTACATCAACGTTACTAAATATGGTATTATCCAGAATACAAATGACGTCTTTCAAGGAGAAAAG GTGAACATCTGGTATCATCCGGGGAAGTTCCCTCACTTCGAAGGCAATAATTCCATAGATGGAGGGATTCCTCAGAATGGTAACCTTGCGTACCACATAAGCACCTTCACGAGCCAGGTGGACACGATGCCCGTCGATTTTGatg GCGTTGCAGTTCTTGACTTTGAGCACTATCTACCGTCGTACGCGAGGGCTCCTGAGCAGTACAAAGAAGCCTCTCGTGATTGGGTTTCATCTCAGCATCCCGATTGGTCAGCAGAGGAAGTGAACGAGGAATCCGAAAGATCTTTCAACTCGTCAATTAGAGATTACATGGAGGTACTGATAT ggccgacaatccttttcggccaaagccacaactccctggcagacgtaaCACTGGCACAAGCTGCTATAACTGcttcacttaatttggcagtctatatcgtcatcatcatcctcatcaataagcaatcgaaatcgtaa